DNA sequence from the Leptospirillum ferrooxidans C2-3 genome:
CCTCATGATCCTGAAACACCGCTTCAACCAGTCGGATGAGGAGGTTGTTCAGGGGCTCCACGAGAACGTGGTGTGGATGGTTTTCTGTGGCGTTCCTCCGGAAGAGGCCCATTTTGTGGAGAGTTCCACGTTGTGCAAGTTCCGGAAACGACTGGGGCCGGACGGAACGGAGAAGGTCGAGACGCTCATCCGGGAGCAACTCCGGAAGGACAAGCGGATCGCGCCTTCCATGCGGGTGGATACCACGGCGATGGAAAAACACATCGCCTACCCGACCGACGCGGGACTTCTTCAGAAAGGCCGGGTTCGTCTGACCCGCCTGATCAAGAAGATGGAGGCGGTGGGCGTTGCCGTTCCCAAGGGGCTGCGAAGCTTTGTCCGGGTGAGCCGGAAGACGGTCCTGAGCATGGCGAAGTTCGGCAAGGACAAAAGAGCGAATCGACAAGGGTGTGAAAAAGCTCCTCTCCTTTGCCCGACGGACCATGAACCGGGTTCCCGAAGCGCTCGGGAATGCCAGGAAGGCCGTGACGAAGGCCAGGAGAAAAAAAGACGGCGTGTTGCAGAAGACCCTGACCCGTCTGGTGGAGAAAGTCACGGAGGAGAGCCGGGTTCTGGAGCGGGTGATCACGCAGACCGTCAACAGGATCAAGGAACGACCTGTAGAGGACAAGCGGATCTACAGCACTCACGAGCCGCATGTCACCTGCATCACCAAGAACAAGGCGGGCAAGAGGCATGAATACGGGGTGAAGGTCTCCCTGTCGGTCGATGCCAACGGGTTCGTGGTGGCCCATCGGGAATATCCGGACAACCGGCATGACTCGACGACCCTGGGAGAGGCTCTGGAGGATTGGGTGGAGGCCACAGGATCCCTTCCGAAGAGGCTGGCGGCGGACCGGGAGCCGGAGATTCTGGAGCAGGTTCCCAAGGTGGCGATTCCCCGCAAGGGAAAGACCAAAGGTCCGAACGAACAGACCGGCTGGTTCAAGCGGTTGACCGCCCGACGGGCCGGTCTGGAAGCGATCATCAGCCACCTGAAGACTGATCACCGGATGAACCGCTCCCGGTACAAGGGATTGGCGGGGGATCATCTGAATGTCTCCTGGGCAGCGATCGCCTGGAATACGAAAAAATGGGTGGAGGGTTGCCGAACCTGAGGGGAAAGACAGGAAAAAATCCCCTCGATTCCATCAATCGTGAAAAAAGAATCCATGAAACCCCCTCCCATTTTAACCTGACCCCCGATTTTATAGGGGCAATTTTCAAGAACCGCGTTTTTCAGCGTGAACTAATTAAAACATAAAAAATCAGTGAGGGGAGAAATAAGGGGGGATCCTGTGACTGGGCAATATTCTGTCCGATCTGGCCAGAACGAGCGGAATGGCCATTACGAGGGCCATTCTCAAAGGAGAGAGGAATCCCGTGGTTCTGGCGTCTTTGTTCGACAGGCGCATCCAGTCTTCCCGAGCGCAGTGGCTAATCTCTGGAGGGGAACTGGAGGCCCGAGCATCTCCTCGATGCCGGAGAAAAGGCCTACAAAGAGCGCTATCACCAGAGGGTTGTAAAAAAACTGGAAAATTGTTCCTGATGAGCGCTAATTAGGTAAACTTATGATGTCACGCCAAATCTTTGCCGTAACCGTTCAATCGTATTATTCCATTTTGGATCTGTGGGGCGAGCAACACTATTTTGATTCCCGAAGAATCCTTTTTCCTTAACGGCTTCTGCTAAAGGGACTGTTTTGATCCAATCCACCCCAACCAGATATTCAGCTGAATCAGGAAACACATCAGACCGGTTCGACTTAGCAATATTGAGGGGAAGACTAATGATAGGTTCATCTTTGACTCGAAAATTTTCAACGGGAACAGCAGGACTGATAACCCTCCCAACTCCAACGTAACCAGTTCCTGGGATATTGACCCAAATCCGAGCACCGGGAGCAAGCATTTGTAAGGTATTACTATACCAAGCTCCTCCTCCGGCCGATATGAATCCATATTTTATGGCCTCTTCCCAATCCCGGTTTTTATCATTTCCGCCAAAGGATACGTAATACTCTCCATTCCATTTTCGTGATTCGGAATCAGTCGAATTGCTACTTATGATGGGTTCTCCCGACCAGACTCTGGCCAAATATTCACTCTCCCCATCTTTGAAAAAGCGGAAAAAAATAGTTTTGATATCAACTTTATATTGCTCGGCAAGATAATCGACAATCCTTTCGGTGCTTGGATCGAGAAAGGAAGCAACAATGATTAACTGGTGGCTTTGGTTCAGTTCATCAGGCATAGTCTTGACATTAAAATACCGACAGAAATTTTCGTTAATGGATTGTAGCTGTTTTTCAGGAAAATAACGCTTCAAATAATTGTTGTGTATGTTGGCGATGTCTTCGTCGTGGAGAGTGGAAATCCATGAGCCATAGTCAAGCACCTGAGCAACGATATTACGGGGAGTTTTTTCTTTCTTGAGTTCAATAACACTTAAGTTGCCAGTAATATCTATGGCTAAAATGTCGATTACTTTATCGAATGAGGTCCTTACCTGACGTCCAATTACCATAAGCTCTGGAGCAAGAATGCCGATATTCTTGGCAAGAATGTCTTCTAATCGCGACTCTGACTCCATTGGCTCAAAATGAATCGGCTGGAGTTTGTCATCAATACGCCAAAGACCTAGTTCAATGGACATTTCAATCTCCACTTTTTGCGGGTTTGGGCTAACCTCGACGTGAAAGTTTTCGGGGGGGGGGGTAGATTTTAACCGGAACTCCGTTCCTGGATCATCTCCGCGATTTCCCGGGCAGTCACCCCCAGCTTTTTGGCCAGTGCTTCGACGTCTTTCCATTCCCATGGGGTGCTCTTGTCCATCAGCGCGTCGAATGTCTCGATCGAGACGTTTCCCACTACGAGGTCAAAGAGGAACGGGCCAGGAACCAGGAGCGGTGGGGCATCCTTTTCAGAGGCGATTCCCGTTGCTTTCCATCTGGCTCTAGGGATCAGAGCGGGACGGATCCACGGAGTTCCCGCTTTTTGGGACAATGGGGATTCGCTCATTTTTGCAGGGAAGAGTTTTCTTAAAAGGACGATCCGGATATTTCCCGACCTGAGAAGGGCCGCCTGAGGTGCCTGTGAGAGAGAGGCTGGGCCATCCGGATCCGGAGATACGAGGGTCATCGTAACATCCGCTTCGAGAAACGCTTCCGCAGCGCCTGTCAGTGTTTCCAGTTCGTGAAGCGCCACGATCCAGACATGGACCCTGGAGGGGTCCAATTTCAGGGTGTCGGGGTCGAGGGATAGCGCCTTTAGAAGGCGGGCCTGGTTTTCCTCGGAAAGCGTCTCTCTGTCCCGAAGCCAGTTCGAGAGGTTGGAAGGGTGGAACCCGCAGACGCTGGCCCAATAGAGAACCGGTCGATCAGAAAGATCAACCAATATTCGGGCGAGTTTTGAAAGCTTCCGTGGTATCAATCCGTTTTTCTCCCAGCTTGGTAGTTATGAATACCATTAATTCCATTTTCGCTAACGATACCGAAGAGAGCGTTTTTTTTCAATTTTCCCCTGGTCAGTCCTCGGGAAAATTCTTCGATTGGTACCGGTTTTCCGTAAAACCAGCCTTGCCCCGAAGCGCATCCGATCTTTCCCGCAAAATGGACATGTGCCTCGGTTTCGAGTCCTTCCCCCAGAATACTGATCTCAGTCCTCCCAATTGCTCGCACAACGCCTTCGACAAGATTCCTGTCATTTCTATCCGTTGCCTGAATGAGTTTACGGTCAATTTTCACGAAGTCGACGGACAGGTCCAGAAGTCTTGAGATATTGGAATGTCCTGTCCCAAAATCATCAATCGCAATTCCGAATCCCCTACGTTTCGCCTCGACAAGAACCGATAACTCGGATGGTTCAAGAGATTCCTCCAGTACTTCGATAACTGGCACGATCCGGGAGGGGAAACGGGACAGCCAGGGGAAAAGAAACGAAGACATGCATTGCCTGGGCGAAAGATTGAAGAAGGCCAAAAAAGGTTCTTCCCCAGGAGGGATCTCAGAGAGATCGGATGCGACCTGTTCCATTTCCCATCTGGTGAACTCTTCCCACTCTCCCGTTCTTTCAATCTGGATCAACATCTCGACTGGGGTTCCGGCCAGAGGCCGGAATAGGGCTTCCGCTCCGACGGTTCGTCCGGTTTTGAGATCGACAATGGGTTGCCAGTGCAGACAAGATCCCGAAAGAGATTCCTCGAACGAATAGGACATTTTATCCTTCTCTCTATTTATAATTATAATGGTATTGACTAATACCATTTAAAAATGTTTATATGAATTGCGCAAGACATTCAAGTGAGGCGGGTGGAAGACACAGGAGTCATTTTCGATGACATTCAGGTCAGCAAGTGACCCACAAGACACCGTTTTCGACACAGGAGACAGTGAAATGACGTATAAGGCACCTGTGTTGACATGCGAGGCACCACTTGAACATGGGTGGCATGGGTGATGACCTGGAAGGATTGGTGCAGGTGTTGTTTATGGACAAGTATTCTGGTGGGGGTGTCTGTAATGATGACCGGCTGCGCATCATCGTCTGTCTCTTTCAAACAAAAGGTCACATCCATCCTCCAGGACGACTCCGCACCGAAGATCCTGTCCATTGCCGCCTTGCGCATCTCCCGGGACTGGGACCGTCTTCTGGCGTACCAGAGCCATCTTCCTCCGCAATCTCTTGGAATCTCCCGTGTTCAGAAAACGGGAACGATGGGACGACGATTGACCCTCAAATATGTCGGACCGGTGGAGCCCTTCCTCCGGCATCTCGGAAAAACCGCCCGATGGAAACTTTCGGTGATTGGCAAGAGACCGGCGTCCCAACCCATGATCGAAATACGGTCGAAAAAAGAGCCTCTTTACGACATCCTTCGGGATGCCGGCGTGCAGATAACACCTGCGGCCTGGATTGTTCTTCGGCCCGAGGGTCGGGAGATCGACCTGATCTATCCGCCACCCATTCCCTCTCGAACGAGCAAAACGCAAGAAGGGCGGGTTTATGAAAAATAGGCTTGCCATGTCGTTCCTTGCTCTTTCCCTTTGCCTTTCGCCAAAAATCGCATTTGCCGCCGGATTGCCTTCCGGGGCGAATTCCCGCCAGACGCTGCCGACCATCGGACAGGCCGAACATCCAGTAAAGCCGGACGACAAGCTCCGGAAGCGGGCGCTTCGCCAGTCGGCCCAAAAAAAAGCGGCCTTGTCGTGGGGCGCCCAGACCGGGTATGCCAGAAAAACTAGTCTTCGGAACCGTTGGCTCAGGAAGGAGTCATTCCTCCTCGACCGGGTCTTCAGCTTCCGGCCGTTTCTGTCCACGGATGAGCATGTGCTTCTGCCTTCGGTCGATATCGGGAAGAGGGCATTCAAGCTTGAAGACAGAACCTCATCGGACTCGACGCTCGTGTCCTATCGCATTCATGAGCCGGCCAGGATTATTTCCATTCCTCCCACCTTCCGGGATTATCTGATCCTTTCTCCCGGGACGCCTAAAAAGGTCAATTCCCTTCTCCTTCCCAAAAATTTGAAGGAGAAAAAACTTTGGAAAAAATGGACGGACAGGGGATGGAATGCCGGCGAGCGACTCTCCGATCAGGCGTTCCGGATTGGAATGCGACGGCTTGTCAGGGCGATCGAGGGAAGAATCCGTTTTTATGAACTGACGCTCGCCGGCCAGATCGACCGGCCTACCTGGGCACGATCTCCGGCCGCCACGCTTCGGACGGGTGAAGTTCTCGAAATAGGGGACACGGTTCTCCGGATTACGAGACCGGCCCGGTTTACCGCATCGAAGCACTGGAAACCGTTAGAAGTGAAGGAGGAGGAAGAAAAGTGAGTCTTCCTCTTCCCGAACTTCGCGATCCGGTCCGGCATGACCGGGACAGTCTCGATTCCTTGCTCAGAACCCTCGTATCGGTCGGGGCCTCGGACATCCTTCTGGTTTCCGAATCCCCCGTCCGGGCCTATCTCCGGGGACGATGGGAGACGGTCGGAACGAGAGCGGTCAAGACCCACGAACTCGCGGACATCCTGAACGCCATCGACATGGCGAACGCGTCTTCGATGGTGGCTTCGGGAACGGCTCGAAATATCGCCTACGAAGTCTCCTTGGGGAGCAGGGAGTCCCGTTTGAGGTTCAGGGTCAATGCGACGGGAACCCGGCGGTCCGGTCCCCGGGATCTGAAGATCGTTCTCCGGAGCATCCCTGACGTGCCTCCGACGCTCGAATCGATGGGGCTTCCTCCGGAACTTGTGGCTGCGCTTTTCCCCCTGGACGGGCTGGTGGGCGTGGCCGGCGCCACGGGATCCGGAAAAAGCACGCTCCTGGCGGCCAACCTTCGTGAAAAGCTCGAACGGGGCGGGTGCCATATCGCCACCGCGGAAGCGCCCATCGAATTTGTCTACGACAAGGTCGAGACTCGGGAAACCGGAATTATCGTCCAGAGCGAGGTTCCCACCCATCACCCTTCCTTTGGCAAGGCCGTGGAGGAGATGCTCCGGCAAAAGCCGGATGTGATCCTGGTCGGCGAATCACGAGACGCGGAGACGATCTCGAACACGGTATTGGCTTGTCAGACCGGGCATACCGCCTATACGACGATCCACACCAACGGAGTGGGAGAAACCATCGGACGCATGGCGGAGGCCTTTCCCGGTCCAGAGCGGGATGCTGTGGCTTCCAAGATCCTTGCCGCCATGAGGGTTCTGGTTCACCAGAGGTTGATCCGGAAAGCCGACGGTTCCGGACGGGTGGCTGTTCGGGAATGGCTCGTGTTCGACCGGGACATCAAAAGAACTCTCATGGCCTCACCCTGGTCCAACTGGCCGTTTCTGATCGGCGATATTCTTGTGAAACGGGGACAAAGTGCCTCCCAGGATGCCCGGCGTGTCTATGAGGCTGGTCTGATTGCCGAAGATTCCCTTCTGGCGATTGAGGGAGGCGCCTGATGTGGAGATGGGCCTCCGGAGTTCCCCGTCTCGGTCCGGTCGACGCCCGGGCCGGGGTCGCGCTCCTGATTTTCTTTTTTCATATGCGGCTCTGGACGCTGGGAGTCGCGTTTCTTGGCGTGGCATTTTTTGGACTTCTTGAACGATTCGGCCTGACATTGCCGGTCGCCTGGCGTGTTCTTCTTCGGCTTCTCTCCGGCCCGGTTGTCTGGCCGGAACATCCGATGAAACCTGTGTACCGGTTCTACCGGGAATATTGAAGAGGAGGACTCTATGCCTGAACCATCCATTTCTGCTAAGGAGGATCATTCCGATCCGCAAGCTATTGATGTGGGGATCGATGATGGATACGCCGCCGTCAAGGTCGCCTGGTACGACCCGAGCGGGGCGATCCGGACCCTGTCCATTCCTTCCCTTACCCGTCAAGGATCCCTGGGAGTTGGGTCTTTTGGAGAGAACGGAACCGTTGGAGGGTACGAAACGGATGGGATTGTTTACACCGTAGGGCCAGATATCGGCGGTTCCGAAACGAGAATTCCTGACTACAACCTGTCGAGAACTGCGCGGGTATTGGCTCATCATGCCCTTGTTCAGGCCGGATTCGGCGGAAAAGCCGTCCGCATCGCCTCGGGACTCCCTCTCAACCGGTATTTCAATGGAGGAAAAAAAGACGAGGAAAGGGTTGAGCAAAAAGTCTGGAACTTTGCCCAGCCGGTTCGCCGACTGGATGGAGGACAACCGGCGAGAATCGTTGCCCACAAAGTATTTGCCCAGGGGTTGACGGCGGCTGTCGACTGGTTTGTCGAGGGGAAAAACCCCCGTTCGCACAAAGGAAAGATCGGAATCGTCGATATCGGCGGTCAGACCATCGATATTTCTGTGGTCTGGCTTGACCAGAAAGGAGAGTTGATGACGAACCGCGACAACCTGGTGACCGAGGATATCGGGGTGCTCGATGTCCACAAGATCCTGAAACGCCAAATCATGAGTATTCACAAGGTTGACCACGTTTCCTCCGAAGACCTGGACAGGGCTTTGACCACGGGAAGCATCTGGATCTGGACAAAGGATCACTCCGTCCAGGATGAAATTGCCGCGGCTGTCCGCTCGGTCGGAGAGCAGCTTGAAGCGCCGATCCTTTCCGCATTTGGAAAAGAAATATCGAGTTTGGAAAGCATCCTTTTTGTCGGGGGTGGAAGCTACCTCTTTCGGGATCTGGTGTCGATGTTTCCCAACGCGGTCACCCCGCACCAGCCAGAATTCGCCAACGCCCGGGGTCTTCTCAAGGCCCTGTCCATGAGAAAGGAAGCTTGATGCCTCGGCCCCCCTCTCCAACCGGAAGGGCCAGGCGGATTCGGATCGGGATAGTTTGTCATACCGGGATCGAACCCCTCCGGCAATTTTGGGAGGTCTTTTCCGGAATGAGAAGGGCGCACCGGCAGGAATACCTGCGGACGTGTCTGTTTCTGGGTTTCCGCTTCGGATGCCCGAAGAAAGAGGAATGGCCGGAACCAGAGCCAAACGGGAAGATCCGGAATATCCGGGTCGATTTCTTCGTCGATCATCCTTATCTCGGCCAATTTTTACAGAGATACGATTCGAGAGAATCGTGGGACAAAAATACCCGCTGGGTTTTGAAAACGCTCATTCTTGGACATGAAATTCTTTCAGGAAATGACCCGGGCAGGGGCGAAAAAGAAATGCATCCGATGGGGAATCAATCAGTCTCTTCCCCTGTTGAAAAGGAACCGGAAGATATTTTGGGAGGACTGTTCAATTGAAACGATCAAGCCTGACTGTGGCTATGGGGGTATTTGTTCTTCTCAAGGCCTTTGAACCTTCAGCCCAAGCTTACTTCTGCGGGGATCCGCTTTCGGATAACTGCTCCGCTCCCCAGGAGACTCAAAAAGCTCCTTCGAATGGAGAGTCTCCGGTCAA
Encoded proteins:
- a CDS encoding DotD/TraH family lipoprotein (Members of this family include DotD of type IVB secretion systems and TraH of plasmid conjugative plasmid systems, both lipoproteins.); translation: MTWKDWCRCCLWTSILVGVSVMMTGCASSSVSFKQKVTSILQDDSAPKILSIAALRISRDWDRLLAYQSHLPPQSLGISRVQKTGTMGRRLTLKYVGPVEPFLRHLGKTARWKLSVIGKRPASQPMIEIRSKKEPLYDILRDAGVQITPAAWIVLRPEGREIDLIYPPPIPSRTSKTQEGRVYEK
- a CDS encoding PDDEXK family nuclease, producing MSIELGLWRIDDKLQPIHFEPMESESRLEDILAKNIGILAPELMVIGRQVRTSFDKVIDILAIDITGNLSVIELKKEKTPRNIVAQVLDYGSWISTLHDEDIANIHNNYLKRYFPEKQLQSINENFCRYFNVKTMPDELNQSHQLIIVASFLDPSTERIVDYLAEQYKVDIKTIFFRFFKDGESEYLARVWSGEPIISSNSTDSESRKWNGEYYVSFGGNDKNRDWEEAIKYGFISAGGGAWYSNTLQMLAPGARIWVNIPGTGYVGVGRVISPAVPVENFRVKDEPIISLPLNIAKSNRSDVFPDSAEYLVGVDWIKTVPLAEAVKEKGFFGNQNSVARPTDPKWNNTIERLRQRFGVTS
- the icmT gene encoding IcmT/TraK family protein, which codes for MWRWASGVPRLGPVDARAGVALLIFFFHMRLWTLGVAFLGVAFFGLLERFGLTLPVAWRVLLRLLSGPVVWPEHPMKPVYRFYREY
- the parM gene encoding ParM/StbA family protein, with the protein product MPEPSISAKEDHSDPQAIDVGIDDGYAAVKVAWYDPSGAIRTLSIPSLTRQGSLGVGSFGENGTVGGYETDGIVYTVGPDIGGSETRIPDYNLSRTARVLAHHALVQAGFGGKAVRIASGLPLNRYFNGGKKDEERVEQKVWNFAQPVRRLDGGQPARIVAHKVFAQGLTAAVDWFVEGKNPRSHKGKIGIVDIGGQTIDISVVWLDQKGELMTNRDNLVTEDIGVLDVHKILKRQIMSIHKVDHVSSEDLDRALTTGSIWIWTKDHSVQDEIAAAVRSVGEQLEAPILSAFGKEISSLESILFVGGGSYLFRDLVSMFPNAVTPHQPEFANARGLLKALSMRKEA
- a CDS encoding type IV secretory system conjugative DNA transfer family protein — translated: MKNRLAMSFLALSLCLSPKIAFAAGLPSGANSRQTLPTIGQAEHPVKPDDKLRKRALRQSAQKKAALSWGAQTGYARKTSLRNRWLRKESFLLDRVFSFRPFLSTDEHVLLPSVDIGKRAFKLEDRTSSDSTLVSYRIHEPARIISIPPTFRDYLILSPGTPKKVNSLLLPKNLKEKKLWKKWTDRGWNAGERLSDQAFRIGMRRLVRAIEGRIRFYELTLAGQIDRPTWARSPAATLRTGEVLEIGDTVLRITRPARFTASKHWKPLEVKEEEEK
- a CDS encoding type IV pilus twitching motility protein PilT; protein product: MSLPLPELRDPVRHDRDSLDSLLRTLVSVGASDILLVSESPVRAYLRGRWETVGTRAVKTHELADILNAIDMANASSMVASGTARNIAYEVSLGSRESRLRFRVNATGTRRSGPRDLKIVLRSIPDVPPTLESMGLPPELVAALFPLDGLVGVAGATGSGKSTLLAANLREKLERGGCHIATAEAPIEFVYDKVETRETGIIVQSEVPTHHPSFGKAVEEMLRQKPDVILVGESRDAETISNTVLACQTGHTAYTTIHTNGVGETIGRMAEAFPGPERDAVASKILAAMRVLVHQRLIRKADGSGRVAVREWLVFDRDIKRTLMASPWSNWPFLIGDILVKRGQSASQDARRVYEAGLIAEDSLLAIEGGA
- a CDS encoding EAL domain-containing protein, encoding MSYSFEESLSGSCLHWQPIVDLKTGRTVGAEALFRPLAGTPVEMLIQIERTGEWEEFTRWEMEQVASDLSEIPPGEEPFLAFFNLSPRQCMSSFLFPWLSRFPSRIVPVIEVLEESLEPSELSVLVEAKRRGFGIAIDDFGTGHSNISRLLDLSVDFVKIDRKLIQATDRNDRNLVEGVVRAIGRTEISILGEGLETEAHVHFAGKIGCASGQGWFYGKPVPIEEFSRGLTRGKLKKNALFGIVSENGINGIHNYQAGRKTD